From Butyricimonas paravirosa, one genomic window encodes:
- a CDS encoding phosphatase PAP2 family protein, giving the protein MKRKLPTIIFQFTISLSLFLFFITNISAQKKAVETSGDVIYYATPVFCLTTSLLKKDYHGTKQFVFSAVTAVGTSYILKHTIRKKRPDGSDYHAFPSGHATVTFQGASFLQRRYGWKFGIPAYLLSTYVVWGRTYCDKHDWWDILCGAAIGVGSSYIFTKPYGRTRITLTPTVLQKHPGIHACITF; this is encoded by the coding sequence ATGAAAAGAAAACTGCCGACAATTATTTTTCAATTTACCATATCACTTTCACTATTTTTATTCTTCATCACGAACATTTCTGCACAAAAGAAGGCTGTTGAGACCTCCGGAGACGTTATATATTACGCAACTCCCGTCTTCTGTTTGACAACCTCTCTATTGAAAAAAGATTACCACGGAACCAAACAGTTTGTTTTTTCTGCTGTCACGGCTGTAGGAACAAGTTACATATTAAAACATACGATCCGCAAAAAACGACCGGATGGAAGTGATTACCATGCTTTCCCGTCCGGACATGCAACCGTCACCTTCCAAGGAGCTTCCTTTCTACAACGCAGATATGGCTGGAAATTCGGTATCCCTGCTTACCTTTTATCCACTTACGTCGTTTGGGGACGGACTTATTGTGATAAACACGATTGGTGGGATATTCTCTGTGGTGCAGCAATAGGTGTGGGGAGTTCCTATATTTTCACCAAACCCTACGGCCGTACACGGATCACACTCACCCCTACAGTACTCCAGAAACACCCTGGAATCCACGCTTGTATCACTTTCTAA
- a CDS encoding site-specific integrase, with amino-acid sequence MKLLLEKIEDCEDIIVRGLGNDVSNYSAKDIVEFIKKKQNEVSCIDFIAFAKKHVAKLFETGREKRAKHIQTTLNALVDFSGQELNIVKVTSKFLEKFEEFLRSERTIVRVNQFGREVTTKRKPLTDTGVHDYMADIRAVFNEAIDFYNDDELGDPVIKHYPFRKFEVVKPNPLKKRNIYLENIRKIMNLENGLRRQELARDVFMLSFFLVGMNTVDMFNEPYSSRKNGRSTYQRSKTKNRREDNAEISIKIEPEAERLMKKYADPDKVRLFSLYKLYSDSSTFNGAVNKGFKRILQEVNQSVEWEIKEAVSKQEKEELTKFLIPEDTRAYSVRHSWATIARNMLNISKDDIDLCLNHVNEARKMADVYIDKDFTRIDQANRRMIDLLFQIGD; translated from the coding sequence TTGAAATTGTTACTGGAGAAAATAGAGGATTGCGAGGATATTATTGTTCGTGGTTTGGGGAATGATGTGAGTAATTATTCTGCTAAAGATATTGTTGAGTTTATAAAGAAGAAACAGAACGAGGTTAGTTGTATTGATTTTATTGCTTTTGCTAAGAAACATGTCGCTAAATTGTTCGAGACAGGGAGGGAAAAGCGAGCAAAGCATATCCAGACGACACTCAACGCTCTTGTTGACTTTTCCGGGCAGGAATTGAATATAGTGAAGGTCACGTCTAAATTTTTGGAAAAGTTTGAAGAGTTTTTGCGTTCAGAACGGACGATCGTGCGAGTAAATCAATTCGGGCGGGAAGTGACAACTAAAAGGAAACCTTTGACAGATACAGGGGTTCACGACTACATGGCGGATATTCGTGCCGTATTTAACGAAGCTATTGATTTTTATAATGATGATGAACTTGGAGACCCGGTGATCAAGCATTACCCGTTTCGTAAGTTTGAAGTGGTAAAGCCTAATCCCCTGAAGAAACGGAATATCTATCTTGAGAACATCCGTAAAATCATGAATCTTGAAAATGGGTTGAGGCGTCAGGAACTTGCCCGGGATGTTTTCATGCTTTCTTTCTTCCTTGTCGGGATGAATACCGTTGACATGTTCAACGAGCCTTATTCAAGTCGCAAGAATGGGAGAAGCACTTATCAGAGGAGCAAGACTAAAAATAGGAGGGAGGATAATGCCGAAATATCAATAAAAATAGAGCCAGAAGCGGAAAGATTAATGAAAAAATATGCCGATCCGGATAAGGTTCGTTTGTTTTCATTGTATAAATTATATAGTGATAGCTCGACATTTAACGGGGCCGTTAATAAGGGGTTTAAGCGAATTTTACAAGAAGTGAATCAAAGTGTCGAATGGGAGATAAAAGAAGCAGTAAGCAAGCAAGAGAAAGAAGAGTTAACGAAATTCTTAATACCAGAAGATACGAGAGCATATTCCGTTCGTCATTCGTGGGCGACTATTGCAAGGAATATGTTGAATATCTCGAAAGATGATATTGACCTTTGTTTGAATCACGTGAATGAAGCTCGTAAAATGGCTGACGTGTATATTGACAAAGATTTTACTAGAATCGATCAAGCGAATAGGAGGATGATTGATTTGTTATTTCAAATAGGAGATTAA
- a CDS encoding type II toxin-antitoxin system HicA family toxin, with protein sequence MGTKEKLVERFKKLPKDFTYEETLKLLSIFGYYEHNKGATSGARVRFKNEQTGQYIDIHKPNPGSIMKEWMMKTVYQHLKSNGLIK encoded by the coding sequence ATGGGAACTAAAGAAAAGTTGGTTGAACGTTTTAAAAAGCTACCTAAAGATTTCACTTACGAGGAAACTCTAAAATTACTATCTATTTTTGGGTATTATGAGCATAATAAAGGAGCGACTTCGGGGGCTCGGGTGCGATTTAAAAATGAACAAACAGGGCAGTATATCGATATTCATAAACCCAATCCAGGTAGTATAATGAAGGAGTGGATGATGAAAACGGTATATCAACATTTGAAAAGTAATGGTTTAATAAAATAG
- a CDS encoding type II toxin-antitoxin system HicB family antitoxin, whose amino-acid sequence MDYLEYKGYKGSVEYSKADNCLFGKVLGMSKDLILYEGNTIDELRADFEAGIDNYIAGCVADGIEPRKPYSGTLNIRISPEIHSKIAMLAQEAGTTINGYIKQALEEQLKLAHQ is encoded by the coding sequence ATGGATTACTTGGAATACAAAGGTTATAAAGGGTCCGTCGAGTATAGTAAGGCTGATAATTGTCTTTTTGGAAAGGTACTCGGGATGAGTAAAGATTTGATTCTTTACGAGGGAAATACTATTGATGAATTACGTGCAGATTTTGAGGCTGGTATTGATAATTATATTGCAGGTTGTGTGGCTGATGGAATTGAACCTCGTAAGCCTTATAGTGGAACTTTGAATATACGAATCTCGCCGGAAATACATAGTAAGATTGCCATGCTTGCGCAGGAAGCAGGAACTACGATAAACGGGTATATCAAACAAGCTTTAGAAGAACAACTTAAATTAGCACATCAATAA
- a CDS encoding DUF4923 family protein, which yields MKRVIVICCVLMCFGGVQLVQAQSLKDILNSSKVKDVVNLVTGNVIKLSDLQGTWNYVEPACKMTSGDLLKEASGSLVTSALEKKMENIYTKLGIVPGNFSYTFNSDSTFTNTIGKKVLKGTYSLDEKTRVLTLHYVLAKTITVKSVEVQLVKSGEQVSLLFNTEKLMNFVSVLSSALKKSDKTTTSLIDGYDEILLGFEMKK from the coding sequence ATGAAACGAGTTATTGTAATTTGTTGTGTGTTGATGTGCTTTGGGGGAGTACAATTAGTACAAGCCCAATCATTGAAGGACATTTTGAATTCATCGAAGGTAAAGGACGTGGTGAATCTTGTAACAGGTAATGTGATTAAATTGTCGGATCTTCAAGGAACTTGGAATTACGTGGAGCCTGCTTGTAAAATGACGAGTGGGGATTTGTTGAAAGAGGCGAGTGGTTCATTGGTAACCTCAGCGTTAGAGAAAAAAATGGAGAATATTTACACAAAGTTGGGGATTGTACCGGGGAATTTTAGCTACACGTTTAATAGTGATAGTACGTTTACAAATACGATAGGGAAGAAGGTATTAAAAGGAACGTATTCTTTGGACGAGAAGACACGTGTATTGACATTACATTATGTGTTGGCAAAAACGATCACGGTGAAAAGTGTGGAAGTGCAGTTAGTGAAATCAGGAGAACAGGTATCATTGCTTTTCAATACGGAAAAACTTATGAACTTTGTTAGTGTATTATCCTCTGCTTTGAAAAAATCAGATAAAACGACTACTTCATTAATAGATGGGTATGATGAGATTCTTTTAGGATTTGAAATGAAGAAATAG